Proteins from a genomic interval of Nocardia sp. BMG51109:
- the asnB gene encoding asparagine synthase (glutamine-hydrolyzing) has translation MCGMVGWVGYDRDLLGHRGVVEAMTETMVCRGPDDEGVWASSHAILGHRRLSIIDREYGRQPMVSARAPEAVLTYTGEVYNFRELRSELRGRGHEFETRSDTEVVLRAYLEWGEGCAERLVGMFAFAIWDIRTETLVLARDRMGVKPLYYYPTRDGMLYASEPKGILTHPEARAAVDRDGLREMFSMVHTPGHAVFKGLREVLPGTIVTLSRNKIQHHRYWRLTAREHTDDLDTTIRTVRELLDEAVTGQLFADVPVGTLLSGGLDSSAVTAFACRAMAERGATERLPAFSVDFSGHADRFSTNMQWADSDTPYAIEVARHVGAEHVTIELDNEDVLDPSVREAVLRAQDLPISTGDMEYSLYLLCHRLRRRVTVALSGEAADELFGGYTWFHDPVAVYGDTFPWHDPFTKLGGVDALREVGLWDQLELGPYIEQRYREALAEVPRLDGETGLEARMREIGYLNLTRWETFLLDRKDRVSMATGLEVRVPFCDHRLVEYVFNAPWSMKNFDGREKSLLRAAMRGILPDSVLDRKKNPYPATQDRKYEVALREYVQKLLASGAPVLQLVPEAGIRALLDRPAGSYVVGGPWSARAVLERLVEFNSWMSAYGVELEL, from the coding sequence ATGTGCGGGATGGTCGGCTGGGTCGGTTACGACCGCGATCTGCTCGGGCACCGCGGTGTCGTCGAGGCGATGACGGAGACGATGGTCTGCCGGGGGCCGGACGACGAAGGGGTCTGGGCGAGTAGCCACGCCATCCTCGGCCATCGTCGGTTGTCCATCATCGATCGGGAATACGGTCGTCAGCCGATGGTTTCGGCCCGGGCGCCCGAGGCCGTGCTCACCTACACCGGTGAGGTGTACAACTTCCGCGAGCTCCGTTCCGAATTGCGCGGCCGCGGACACGAATTCGAGACACGCAGCGATACCGAGGTGGTCCTGCGCGCCTATCTCGAGTGGGGCGAGGGGTGCGCGGAGCGGCTCGTCGGCATGTTCGCCTTCGCCATCTGGGATATCCGGACCGAGACCCTGGTCCTGGCTCGCGACCGGATGGGAGTCAAGCCGCTCTACTACTACCCGACTCGCGACGGAATGCTGTATGCCTCCGAGCCGAAGGGGATTCTGACTCATCCCGAGGCCCGCGCCGCGGTGGACCGGGACGGTCTGCGGGAGATGTTCAGCATGGTGCACACCCCGGGACACGCCGTCTTCAAGGGCCTGCGTGAGGTGCTGCCCGGAACCATTGTCACCTTGTCGCGCAACAAGATTCAGCATCACCGGTACTGGCGGTTGACCGCCCGGGAGCACACCGATGACCTCGACACGACCATTCGGACGGTGCGCGAGCTGCTCGACGAGGCGGTGACGGGGCAGTTGTTCGCCGACGTCCCGGTGGGCACCCTGTTGTCGGGCGGGCTGGACTCGAGCGCGGTCACGGCTTTCGCGTGCCGGGCCATGGCGGAGCGTGGCGCGACCGAGCGGCTTCCCGCGTTCTCGGTGGACTTCAGCGGTCATGCCGATCGCTTCTCCACCAATATGCAATGGGCCGACTCGGATACGCCGTACGCCATCGAGGTGGCGCGGCACGTGGGCGCCGAGCACGTCACCATCGAGCTGGACAACGAGGACGTCCTCGACCCGTCCGTGCGCGAGGCCGTTCTGCGGGCACAGGATCTGCCGATCTCCACCGGCGATATGGAGTACTCGCTGTATCTGCTGTGCCACAGGTTACGCAGGCGGGTCACGGTGGCGCTGTCGGGCGAGGCTGCCGACGAGTTGTTCGGTGGTTACACCTGGTTCCACGATCCGGTTGCGGTGTACGGCGATACGTTCCCGTGGCACGATCCGTTCACGAAACTCGGTGGCGTCGATGCCCTTCGGGAGGTCGGCCTGTGGGACCAGCTGGAGCTGGGGCCCTACATCGAGCAGCGGTACCGGGAGGCCCTGGCCGAGGTGCCGCGGTTGGACGGCGAAACCGGCCTCGAGGCACGGATGCGCGAGATCGGCTACCTCAACCTGACCCGGTGGGAGACGTTCCTGCTGGACCGCAAGGATCGGGTCAGCATGGCCACCGGACTCGAGGTCCGGGTGCCCTTCTGTGATCACCGGCTCGTCGAATATGTGTTCAACGCGCCCTGGTCGATGAAGAACTTCGACGGTCGGGAGAAGAGTTTGCTGCGCGCGGCGATGCGTGGCATCCTGCCGGATTCGGTACTCGATCGTAAGAAGAATCCGTACCCCGCGACCCAGGATCGTAAATACGAGGTAGCGCTGCGGGAATATGTGCAGAAATTATTGGCGAGCGGTGCGCCGGTACTGCAACTGGTGCCCGAAGCGGGTATCAGGGCATTGCTGGATCGGCCGGCGGGCTCCTATGTCGTGGGTGGTCCCTGGAGCGCCCGTGCCGTGCTCGAGCGGCTTGTGGAGTTCAACTCCTGGATGAGCGCCTACGGCGTCGAGTTGGAGCTTTGA
- a CDS encoding Gfo/Idh/MocA family protein gives MTRTEVLNDTGIDCVYISSATGRHFDDCRAALTAGKNILVEKPICLRADEVRELDALAHEQGRTVFECLSYPYHPAWGAFVEEAALLARAPQVAITASFRIPERPAEDFRWAAEHGGAVADLGTYCVDALLRLGAPASALRPSSVRSPGRETGSVRASHDGASTRTTYRGLWSIGERYENVVSVSDGIRRIELERVFSFPPNFAPRIRRRRSVADDRTAAFTIAPANMTELCLKTGSKHIVDPETTGVVHRDGILRRVSVLEAAATRAPTTRDGTLEETSHEH, from the coding sequence ATGACCCGAACGGAGGTTCTGAACGATACCGGCATCGACTGCGTATACATATCCAGTGCGACCGGACGGCATTTCGATGACTGCCGCGCCGCGCTGACGGCAGGGAAAAACATTCTGGTGGAGAAGCCGATCTGTCTGCGTGCCGACGAGGTACGAGAACTCGACGCCCTGGCGCACGAGCAAGGCCGCACCGTCTTCGAATGCCTCTCCTATCCGTACCACCCGGCCTGGGGGGCATTCGTCGAGGAAGCGGCGCTCCTCGCGCGGGCGCCGCAGGTGGCGATCACGGCGTCTTTCCGCATACCGGAGCGCCCCGCCGAAGATTTTCGATGGGCTGCCGAGCACGGCGGCGCCGTCGCGGACCTCGGCACCTACTGCGTCGATGCGTTACTTCGTCTCGGTGCTCCGGCCTCGGCCCTTCGACCGAGTTCGGTGCGGTCTCCCGGCCGCGAGACCGGGTCGGTGCGTGCGAGCCACGACGGCGCCTCGACAAGGACCACATACCGCGGGCTGTGGTCGATCGGGGAGCGGTACGAGAACGTTGTTTCGGTATCGGACGGTATCCGTCGGATCGAACTGGAACGAGTATTTTCGTTCCCGCCGAATTTCGCTCCCCGAATCCGTCGGCGCCGGAGCGTGGCCGACGATCGGACTGCGGCGTTCACCATCGCGCCGGCGAACATGACGGAGCTGTGTCTGAAAACCGGCTCGAAACACATTGTCGACCCGGAGACGACAGGCGTCGTGCACCGAGACGGCATTCTCCGCCGGGTATCCGTCCTGGAGGCGGCCGCGACCCGTGCGCCTACGACCCGAGATGGCACCCTCGAGGAGACCTCCCATGAACACTGA
- a CDS encoding universal stress protein: MAGAGTSATRATIVVGADGSEVALQAVVWAAVEAASYRCALHIITSFGVVPKPGLGAILSASEQQWLREDGERILAEAASIARHAVPGTEVVITTELTFDMIIPTLLERSMQARMIVVGSRGRGAIRRTLLGSVSTATSRHARCPVAVVHGDAAIDAGRAGKPVVVGVDGTANSVPAIEIAFDEASQRKAGLVAVHAWSDMSGYDLPVVGWEGIRETEQVLLAESLAGWFERYPDVAIERVVVCDSPTRALLARSEDAQLLIVGSHGRGGLPGMVLGSTSTALLHLAHCPTIVAPSSAARATSTAPVAGSVGA; encoded by the coding sequence ATGGCAGGTGCAGGGACGAGCGCTACGCGAGCGACCATCGTGGTCGGTGCCGATGGATCGGAGGTTGCGCTGCAGGCCGTGGTCTGGGCCGCGGTCGAGGCGGCATCGTATCGTTGCGCGCTGCATATCATCACGTCCTTCGGGGTGGTCCCGAAGCCCGGGCTGGGCGCGATATTGTCCGCGAGCGAACAGCAGTGGCTGCGCGAGGACGGGGAACGCATCCTGGCCGAGGCGGCCTCGATCGCCCGGCATGCCGTTCCCGGCACCGAGGTGGTGATCACCACCGAGCTGACGTTCGACATGATCATTCCCACGCTGCTCGAACGATCGATGCAGGCGCGGATGATCGTGGTCGGCAGCCGCGGCCGGGGCGCCATCCGGCGCACATTGCTCGGATCCGTCAGCACCGCGACGAGTCGGCACGCGCGCTGCCCGGTTGCGGTCGTGCACGGCGACGCCGCCATCGACGCCGGACGGGCGGGCAAACCGGTGGTGGTCGGCGTCGACGGCACCGCCAACAGCGTCCCGGCGATCGAGATCGCCTTCGACGAGGCGTCGCAGCGGAAGGCAGGGCTCGTCGCGGTCCACGCCTGGAGCGATATGAGCGGCTACGACCTGCCCGTGGTCGGCTGGGAGGGCATCCGGGAAACCGAACAGGTACTTCTCGCGGAGAGCCTGGCCGGCTGGTTCGAGCGGTATCCGGACGTCGCGATCGAACGAGTCGTGGTGTGTGACAGCCCCACTCGCGCGCTGCTGGCCCGATCCGAGGACGCGCAGTTGCTGATAGTCGGCAGCCACGGACGCGGTGGTCTCCCCGGGATGGTCCTGGGCTCGACCAGTACCGCATTGCTGCACCTGGCCCATTGCCCGACGATCGTCGCGCCCAGCAGTGCCGCACGGGCTACCAGCACTGCGCCGGTAGCAGGTTCTGTGGGTGCGTAG
- a CDS encoding heme-binding protein encodes MNTDTYPAKSFRMPSITRAAAGSLISAVHEAAAGIGFEAVVAVTDAGGHLKAFDRADTTPFLAAETAVGKAWTAASFHVATHVLNEYVANPKVAPLAHHPRLVAVGGGYPITEDGRCIGGLGVAGGRHEQDREAAEAALACLGFDVGGG; translated from the coding sequence ATGAACACTGACACATATCCGGCGAAGTCGTTCCGCATGCCGTCGATCACGCGGGCCGCGGCCGGCTCGCTCATCTCGGCGGTGCACGAGGCGGCGGCCGGCATCGGCTTCGAGGCCGTTGTCGCCGTTACCGATGCCGGCGGTCACCTGAAGGCGTTCGACCGTGCTGACACAACGCCTTTCCTCGCGGCCGAGACCGCCGTCGGCAAGGCATGGACCGCAGCGTCCTTCCATGTCGCCACGCATGTGTTGAACGAGTACGTGGCGAATCCGAAGGTCGCTCCCCTGGCACATCACCCGCGTCTGGTCGCGGTCGGCGGTGGTTATCCGATCACCGAGGACGGCCGGTGCATCGGTGGCCTCGGCGTCGCCGGCGGTAGGCACGAGCAGGACCGAGAAGCCGCCGAAGCGGCCCTGGCCTGCCTCGGTTTCGACGTGGGCGGGGGCTGA
- a CDS encoding phosphoketolase yields the protein MTDMLTRQADESVTTASGLDAWWRAANYLSVGQIYLMDNPLLTEPLAPHHIKPRLIGHWGSVPGITLTYAHLDRIIADRQQPMLFVCGPGHGAAGLNAAAWLEGTYSERHPAVAQDAVGMGELFRQFSFPGGVPSHASPHLPGSIHEGGELGYSLAHATGAAFDNPGLVVACVIGDGEAETGALATSWHAPQFLDPVTDGIVLPILHLNGYKIANPALLARIPRADLDAMLIGHGWEPRHVEGSNPTEVHERYIQVLDEVFDRIAEIRDDTRRGSGPIDPRLPMIVLSTPKGWTGPVTVDGLPVEGTFRAHQVPLPSVRENPEHLAQLEHWLRSYRPDELFTTDGAPAPALRSVNPPDSLRMSANPIAHGRTQIDLRLPEVAEHALEVPRPAEITGEATRVLAGYLRDALRANPHDLLFFSPDEHTSNRLDAVLEATGRRWRAARRPGDDRLTPDGRVFEVLSEHLCQGWLEGYTLTGRHGMFSTYEAFAHVVDSMVVQHAKWLHLAAEYPWREPIPSLNYLVTSHVWRQDHNGASHQDPGFIDHVLSKRPEVARVYLPPDANCLLQVFDHCLRSRGYVNVVVAGKQPALQYLGIAEARQHCAQGLSVWPWASSDLGGGTEVVLACAGDVPTQETLAAAALLRELVPDLAVRVVNVVDLARLFPADRHPHGISDHTYTDIFTPFAPVIFAFHGYPWLIHQLTYRRHGHDRLHVHGFHDNGTTTTPFQMCAMNGIDRYHLALAAIERVPRLDDRIGHLREHLLGLLERAHEHACRFGEDPPEIANWAWGKSIRT from the coding sequence ATGACAGACATGCTGACACGGCAAGCCGACGAGAGCGTCACCACAGCGTCCGGACTGGATGCCTGGTGGCGCGCGGCGAACTATCTGTCGGTGGGCCAGATCTATCTGATGGATAATCCGCTGCTGACCGAACCGCTTGCGCCGCACCACATCAAACCGCGTCTGATCGGGCATTGGGGCAGCGTGCCGGGTATCACCCTCACCTACGCCCACCTCGACCGGATCATCGCCGACCGGCAGCAGCCGATGCTGTTCGTCTGCGGACCCGGGCACGGCGCGGCCGGGCTCAATGCCGCGGCGTGGCTGGAGGGCACCTACAGCGAGCGACATCCGGCGGTCGCACAGGATGCGGTCGGTATGGGGGAACTGTTCCGGCAGTTCTCCTTTCCTGGCGGTGTGCCCAGTCATGCATCGCCCCACCTGCCCGGTTCGATCCATGAGGGCGGCGAGCTCGGATATTCGCTGGCACACGCCACCGGTGCCGCTTTCGATAACCCGGGACTCGTGGTGGCGTGCGTGATCGGCGACGGCGAGGCCGAGACCGGCGCCCTGGCCACGAGCTGGCACGCCCCGCAGTTTCTCGACCCGGTCACGGACGGGATCGTGCTACCGATCCTGCATCTCAACGGATACAAGATCGCCAATCCCGCACTGCTGGCACGGATTCCGCGCGCGGATCTCGATGCGATGCTCATCGGGCACGGGTGGGAACCGCGGCACGTCGAAGGCAGCAATCCGACCGAGGTACACGAGCGCTACATTCAGGTGCTCGACGAGGTCTTCGATCGGATCGCCGAGATCCGGGACGACACCCGCCGCGGCAGCGGACCGATCGATCCCCGGCTGCCGATGATCGTGTTGTCCACTCCGAAGGGCTGGACCGGCCCGGTGACCGTCGACGGCCTGCCTGTCGAGGGCACCTTCCGCGCCCACCAGGTGCCGTTGCCCAGCGTGCGCGAGAACCCGGAACACCTTGCGCAGCTGGAGCACTGGCTGCGCTCCTACCGCCCCGACGAACTCTTCACCACCGACGGGGCACCGGCGCCGGCACTGCGGTCGGTGAACCCGCCCGACAGCCTGCGCATGAGCGCGAACCCGATCGCGCACGGCCGAACCCAGATCGATCTTCGACTGCCCGAGGTGGCCGAACACGCCCTGGAGGTTCCGCGGCCAGCCGAGATCACCGGCGAGGCCACCCGTGTGCTCGCAGGGTATCTGCGCGACGCCCTGCGGGCGAATCCCCATGACCTGTTGTTCTTTTCACCCGACGAGCACACCTCCAATCGCCTCGACGCGGTACTGGAAGCAACCGGCCGCCGCTGGCGCGCGGCGCGGCGGCCCGGTGACGACCGCCTCACCCCGGACGGCCGGGTGTTCGAGGTGTTATCCGAACACCTGTGCCAGGGCTGGCTGGAGGGCTACACGCTGACCGGCCGCCACGGTATGTTCTCCACGTACGAAGCCTTCGCGCACGTAGTCGACTCGATGGTGGTACAGCACGCGAAGTGGCTGCACCTGGCCGCTGAATACCCCTGGCGCGAACCGATTCCCAGCCTGAACTATCTGGTTACCTCGCATGTGTGGCGGCAGGATCACAATGGCGCATCCCATCAAGATCCGGGATTCATCGACCACGTGCTCAGCAAACGTCCCGAGGTGGCGCGGGTCTATCTGCCCCCGGACGCGAACTGTCTACTGCAGGTATTCGACCACTGCTTACGTAGCCGCGGATACGTGAATGTGGTTGTCGCAGGCAAACAACCAGCCCTGCAATACCTCGGCATCGCGGAAGCGCGACAGCATTGCGCGCAGGGATTGAGCGTGTGGCCTTGGGCCAGTTCGGATCTCGGCGGCGGCACCGAAGTCGTGCTGGCATGCGCCGGTGATGTTCCCACCCAGGAGACCCTGGCCGCCGCGGCGTTGCTTCGGGAACTGGTGCCGGACTTGGCTGTTCGTGTCGTCAATGTCGTAGACCTGGCGCGACTGTTCCCCGCCGACCGGCACCCTCACGGAATTTCCGACCACACCTACACCGACATCTTCACCCCGTTCGCTCCCGTGATCTTCGCCTTCCACGGATATCCCTGGCTGATCCACCAGCTCACCTACCGCCGCCACGGCCACGACCGCCTGCACGTCCACGGATTCCACGACAACGGCACCACCACAACACCGTTCCAGATGTGCGCGATGAACGGCATCGACCGCTACCACCTCGCCCTCGCCGCGATCGAACGGGTACCACGCCTCGACGACCGCATCGGCCACCTGCGCGAACATCTGCTCGGACTGCTCGAGCGAGCCCACGAGCATGCCTGCCGATTCGGCGAGGACCCACCGGAGATCGCGAACTGGGCCTGGGGCAAAAGCATCCGAACCTGA
- a CDS encoding SHOCT domain-containing protein — translation MKYVAAADRGSQYRTAPPCVERLLAERFARGEIDEEEYTSRLAALRGSG, via the coding sequence GTGAAGTATGTCGCCGCGGCCGATCGCGGCTCGCAGTATCGCACCGCACCTCCGTGCGTTGAACGGTTGCTCGCGGAGCGTTTCGCGCGCGGCGAGATCGACGAGGAGGAATACACGAGCCGCCTTGCGGCGCTGCGCGGGTCGGGGTAG
- a CDS encoding AfsR/SARP family transcriptional regulator: protein MNFGVLGSLSMDHNGICYLPTAQKQRQLLALLLLNANRFVPTEKCIKELWDDAPPRTVIPTLHTYALQLRRRLAESPSVGSLAAAHETLVTCKGGYRLVVGDDSLDLIEFERLTRAARDAACHHDRVKIADILRQALMLRRGRALSDIEPGPCLRPQIERLEEEQISLMEQLYDAELGLGRHRTILGELNAAAAEYPFNEHIQEQYMLALYRSGRQARALATFQQLRKTLNEELGLEPAQSVRQLHEAIITADPGLELEAC from the coding sequence ATGAACTTCGGTGTTCTTGGATCCTTGTCCATGGACCATAATGGAATTTGCTACCTGCCGACGGCACAGAAACAACGGCAACTGCTTGCTCTGCTGCTGCTCAACGCCAACAGATTCGTGCCGACCGAAAAGTGCATCAAAGAGCTGTGGGACGACGCTCCGCCCCGGACGGTGATTCCCACGCTGCACACCTATGCGCTACAGCTTCGCCGCCGACTCGCCGAGTCGCCGAGTGTCGGTTCACTGGCCGCCGCGCACGAGACCCTGGTGACCTGCAAGGGCGGCTATCGCCTGGTGGTGGGCGATGATTCGCTCGACCTGATCGAGTTCGAACGACTGACCCGCGCCGCGCGCGACGCGGCATGTCATCACGACCGGGTGAAGATTGCCGATATTCTGCGGCAGGCATTGATGTTGCGACGGGGCAGGGCCCTCTCGGACATCGAGCCCGGTCCGTGCCTGCGCCCCCAGATCGAACGTCTGGAGGAAGAGCAGATCTCGCTGATGGAGCAACTGTACGACGCCGAGCTCGGACTGGGGCGGCACCGCACCATTCTGGGCGAGCTGAACGCGGCGGCCGCAGAATATCCGTTCAACGAACATATTCAGGAGCAGTACATGCTGGCTCTCTACCGCTCGGGCCGCCAAGCTCGGGCGCTGGCGACTTTTCAGCAATTACGCAAGACGCTCAACGAAGAACTCGGCCTCGAACCGGCTCAATCGGTCCGGCAGTTGCACGAGGCCATCATTACCGCGGACCCGGGACTCGAACTCGAAGCGTGTTGA
- a CDS encoding winged helix-turn-helix domain-containing protein — protein sequence MPGDRAPDPAGPDAGGNGGSPRNVPVRLVRWPAEADLLDHYRTTGQTRLVVVEGGAAPPLSCDIHEDWVRTSISRADLENRLATLRERVRAAAVPRLDRNGCLRYGGRSVALSMTQVQILDELVKNFDNVVPRHALTVRITRINRNRATRNTLDLHIMRLRRRITPLGLMIRTAWGRGYVLQPLVT from the coding sequence ATGCCTGGCGACCGTGCGCCGGACCCCGCCGGGCCGGATGCTGGCGGGAACGGCGGTTCTCCGCGCAACGTGCCGGTCCGGCTGGTTCGATGGCCTGCCGAGGCCGACCTGCTGGACCACTACCGCACAACGGGTCAGACCCGCCTGGTCGTGGTCGAGGGTGGCGCCGCCCCGCCGCTGTCGTGCGATATTCACGAAGACTGGGTCCGGACCTCGATTTCACGCGCCGATCTCGAGAATCGGCTGGCCACCCTGCGCGAGCGGGTGCGCGCTGCCGCCGTGCCGCGACTGGACCGCAACGGCTGCCTTCGGTACGGCGGGCGCTCCGTCGCCCTGTCCATGACGCAGGTACAAATTCTGGATGAACTCGTGAAGAATTTCGATAATGTCGTCCCGCGCCATGCGCTGACCGTACGGATAACTCGGATCAACAGGAACCGGGCCACCCGGAATACGCTGGACCTCCACATCATGCGGTTACGGCGCCGGATAACTCCGCTCGGCTTGATGATTCGGACGGCGTGGGGCCGGGGTTACGTGTTGCAGCCGCTCGTCACGTAG
- a CDS encoding DUF302 domain-containing protein, whose amino-acid sequence MDYRVDVCEVTPQAVLRLPREIGADRLGEDIAAGIRELTATVQRAGLTANGAPTITFSEESATGDTSLVGFGVPVEPAPMLSLRSGAEVIVVPGMLVARTSHRGGYAGLDGAYRALQRWVHEAGYRPSGPPTEVYLVGPDEVSDPRRLVTEIRVPVLPSPAIAVVVDAPFADAVEMTREALQQQGFGVLTEIDVQATLRERLGEQIEPYLILGVCNPRLASLALAANRQAGLMLPCNVVVRGADSGTLVEAADPDVLVRAAGHDGLQSIADEARGLLTAAIEALRTVPVSAQHGK is encoded by the coding sequence ATGGACTATCGAGTGGACGTCTGCGAGGTCACGCCGCAGGCCGTGCTGCGGCTGCCACGCGAGATCGGTGCGGACCGGCTCGGCGAGGACATCGCCGCGGGCATACGCGAACTGACGGCGACCGTGCAGCGGGCCGGGCTGACCGCCAACGGCGCACCCACCATCACGTTCTCCGAGGAGTCGGCCACCGGCGACACGTCCCTGGTGGGCTTCGGGGTGCCGGTCGAACCGGCACCCATGCTGAGCCTGCGGTCCGGCGCGGAGGTGATCGTCGTCCCCGGCATGCTCGTGGCACGGACTTCCCATCGCGGCGGCTACGCCGGGCTCGACGGCGCCTACCGCGCCCTGCAGCGCTGGGTACACGAAGCCGGGTACCGGCCGAGCGGCCCGCCGACCGAGGTCTATCTCGTCGGTCCCGACGAGGTGAGCGACCCGCGCCGGCTGGTCACCGAGATCCGCGTTCCGGTGCTGCCATCACCGGCGATCGCAGTCGTCGTCGACGCGCCGTTCGCCGACGCCGTGGAGATGACGCGAGAAGCGTTACAGCAGCAGGGATTCGGTGTACTCACCGAGATCGACGTGCAGGCCACGTTGCGAGAGAGGCTCGGCGAGCAGATCGAGCCGTACCTGATCCTCGGCGTGTGCAATCCCCGGCTCGCCTCCCTGGCACTCGCCGCGAACCGCCAAGCCGGGCTCATGCTGCCCTGCAACGTCGTAGTGCGCGGTGCCGACTCCGGCACGCTGGTGGAAGCCGCCGATCCCGACGTCCTGGTCCGTGCCGCCGGCCACGACGGTCTGCAATCGATCGCCGACGAGGCCCGCGGTCTGCTCACCGCCGCGATCGAGGCATTGCGCACGGTCCCGGTTTCCGCGCAGCACGGAAAGTGA
- a CDS encoding glycosyltransferase, with product MVDLVKFLFIAGCSSATIFSMSPFATTARNAGHEILLASNDGMMPVAASVGIPPVSVTERTMLDFFVTDRQGNELSWPTDPVEHMMFIGRGFGRLAATSMPPLLELVRDWKPDAVVGGTLSFAAALLARRLGVPYVRQMWDSGEPPEADRGAAEVLGPELAEFGLTDLPTPDMLIEVCPPSVRAKDAPEAQFMRFVPFTAQRELEPWMYTRGDRRRICVTAGSRVSRSQYLDYLRDLAAKVKPLDVELVIAAPDEVGADLRAELGVRAGWLPMDVAIRTCDLVVHHAGGVTSMTAMSAGVPQLLQPNMPRSYAPARRLADFGAAQVLMPGEDTPDRVVAACEELLTDPSYAARSRELAAEIKALPSVVDVLGAVENLVVS from the coding sequence ATGGTCGATCTCGTGAAATTTTTATTCATCGCAGGATGTAGTTCGGCAACGATTTTCTCGATGTCCCCGTTCGCCACCACGGCGCGTAATGCCGGGCACGAGATACTGCTGGCCTCCAACGATGGCATGATGCCCGTCGCGGCGTCGGTCGGTATTCCACCCGTCTCGGTCACCGAGCGCACCATGCTCGACTTCTTCGTCACGGATCGTCAGGGCAACGAGCTGAGCTGGCCGACGGATCCGGTCGAGCACATGATGTTCATCGGGCGCGGGTTCGGCCGGCTGGCCGCGACCAGCATGCCGCCGCTGCTCGAGCTCGTCCGGGACTGGAAGCCGGACGCGGTGGTCGGCGGAACGCTGTCGTTCGCGGCGGCACTCCTCGCCCGCAGGCTCGGTGTTCCCTACGTCAGGCAGATGTGGGACTCCGGCGAACCGCCGGAGGCCGATCGGGGTGCCGCCGAGGTGCTCGGGCCGGAGCTGGCCGAGTTCGGGCTGACCGACCTGCCCACGCCGGACATGCTGATCGAGGTCTGCCCGCCGAGCGTGCGCGCGAAGGACGCCCCCGAGGCGCAGTTCATGCGCTTCGTGCCGTTCACCGCGCAGCGCGAACTCGAACCGTGGATGTATACCCGCGGCGACCGCCGCCGCATCTGCGTGACCGCCGGCTCCCGGGTCTCGCGGTCGCAGTACCTGGACTATCTGCGCGATCTGGCCGCGAAGGTGAAGCCGCTGGATGTCGAGCTCGTGATCGCGGCACCGGACGAGGTCGGAGCCGATCTGCGCGCGGAGCTGGGCGTGCGGGCCGGCTGGCTGCCGATGGACGTGGCGATTCGCACCTGCGATCTGGTCGTGCACCATGCGGGCGGCGTCACCTCGATGACCGCCATGAGTGCCGGTGTGCCGCAACTGTTGCAGCCGAATATGCCACGTTCGTACGCCCCGGCCCGGCGCCTCGCCGACTTCGGTGCGGCCCAGGTGCTGATGCCGGGTGAGGACACCCCGGATCGAGTGGTCGCCGCCTGCGAGGAACTGCTGACCGATCCTTCCTACGCCGCGCGGTCGAGGGAGTTGGCGGCCGAGATCAAGGCGTTGCCGAGCGTCGTCGACGTGCTCGGGGCAGTGGAAAACCTGGTCGTGAGTTAG